The Solibacillus sp. FSL W7-1464 genome contains a region encoding:
- a CDS encoding DEAD/DEAH box helicase, whose translation MSAISLLNETLQNKWSFETTMKIQEEMIPAMIEGKDVVAESPTGSGKTLAYTLPILNKVDGNKKQTQALIVAPSQELAMQIVEVIRDWTAGTDITVQQLIGGANSARQIEKLKKKPTIVVGTPGRLNELARQGKLKLKEIETIVLDECDQLLSREYRVVVKSFIENAAFGRQVVVVSATITEEIKLVAERLMFEPISIEIKPEDMVKFGKVVHSFVKVDERDKTDMLRRLANIEGLRGLAFVNNIDQVLMKQNKLEYRDAPIVALHSDMKKDERKKALDAFRKGEARILIATDIAARGLDISGLTHVIHVDVPRTIEQYTHRSGRTGRAGADGEVLTLLSYKDEKTFKKWLRDLSFKGVQKVWTQGQLVEGNAKTVASKAAPAANKATEKKTYQTKSNKKGMTFSKKKEK comes from the coding sequence ATGTCAGCAATTAGCTTATTAAACGAAACACTTCAAAATAAATGGTCGTTTGAAACAACAATGAAAATACAAGAGGAAATGATACCGGCGATGATTGAGGGAAAAGATGTCGTAGCGGAATCACCGACAGGTTCAGGGAAGACACTGGCCTATACATTACCGATTTTAAATAAAGTAGACGGTAACAAGAAACAAACTCAGGCATTAATCGTCGCACCTTCACAAGAACTTGCGATGCAGATCGTTGAAGTAATCCGTGATTGGACAGCAGGAACAGACATCACTGTGCAGCAATTAATCGGCGGAGCGAACTCGGCACGCCAAATCGAAAAATTAAAGAAAAAGCCAACGATTGTTGTCGGAACACCAGGTCGTCTAAATGAATTGGCACGCCAAGGTAAATTAAAACTTAAAGAAATCGAAACAATTGTCTTGGATGAATGCGATCAGCTCCTTAGCCGAGAGTACCGTGTTGTCGTAAAATCATTTATCGAAAATGCTGCATTCGGCCGTCAGGTTGTTGTCGTGTCGGCTACGATTACAGAAGAGATCAAACTAGTAGCAGAACGATTAATGTTCGAACCGATCAGCATCGAAATCAAACCGGAAGATATGGTGAAATTCGGTAAAGTCGTCCATTCATTTGTGAAAGTGGACGAGCGGGACAAAACAGATATGCTTCGTCGTCTCGCTAACATTGAAGGATTGCGCGGATTGGCATTTGTTAATAACATCGATCAAGTACTAATGAAACAGAACAAACTGGAATACCGTGATGCACCGATTGTAGCACTTCACTCGGATATGAAAAAAGATGAGCGTAAAAAAGCGCTGGATGCATTCCGTAAAGGAGAAGCACGCATTTTAATTGCGACGGATATTGCAGCACGAGGTTTAGATATTTCAGGTTTAACACATGTTATTCATGTTGATGTACCAAGAACGATCGAGCAGTATACACACCGTTCAGGACGTACAGGACGTGCGGGTGCAGACGGAGAAGTTCTGACATTATTATCGTATAAAGATGAAAAGACATTCAAAAAATGGTTGCGCGATCTTTCCTTTAAAGGTGTTCAAAAAGTATGGACTCAAGGACAGCTTGTCGAGGGGAATGCAAAGACAGTAGCTTCAAAAGCGGCACCTGCAGCGAACAAAGCAACGGAGAAAAAAACATACCAAACGAAGTCCAATAAAAAAGGCATGACTTTCAGTAAGAAAAAGGAGAAATAA
- a CDS encoding acetyl-CoA C-acetyltransferase, whose product MKNVYIVDGARTAFTAFGGSFATIDAVQLGTKTAVEALKRANVQPEQVDHVIYGGVITTGANSAYLARHIGLYAGVPKEVPALTLNRLCGSGMQSVVSAAQMIQLSEGEVVLAGGAENMSQSPYSNFEQRFSGSKLGNLEFTDMLQATLTDQYTGSGMGLTAEKLAEQYTISREEQDAFALLSNERAAKARRDGTFAKEIVPVAVPTRKGEILIDQDEHIKEGGTMESLAKLRPAFKKDGSVTAANASGINDGAASVVVASEDFVNGQGLKPLARIVSWGIAGVDPTIMGIGPAPAIRQALERANLTIADMDLVEINEAFAAQYIAVEKELGLDREKTNVNGGAIALGHPVGASGTRIILSAAYELQRRNGKYAVASLCIGGGQGIAVIIERV is encoded by the coding sequence ATGAAAAATGTATATATCGTAGACGGAGCACGTACAGCATTTACAGCTTTTGGAGGTTCTTTTGCAACAATAGATGCAGTACAGCTTGGTACAAAAACTGCAGTGGAAGCGTTAAAGCGTGCAAATGTACAACCTGAGCAAGTCGACCATGTAATTTACGGGGGTGTAATTACAACAGGAGCAAACTCGGCATATTTAGCCCGTCATATCGGTCTTTATGCAGGCGTACCAAAAGAAGTTCCGGCATTAACGTTAAACCGCCTTTGCGGATCGGGTATGCAATCGGTCGTATCGGCGGCTCAGATGATTCAGCTAAGTGAAGGTGAAGTTGTACTCGCCGGAGGAGCGGAAAATATGTCCCAATCGCCGTATTCGAATTTTGAACAACGTTTCAGCGGATCAAAACTGGGCAACTTGGAGTTTACAGATATGCTTCAAGCGACATTAACTGACCAGTATACAGGTTCAGGGATGGGCTTGACGGCAGAAAAACTTGCTGAACAATATACGATTTCTCGAGAAGAACAAGATGCATTCGCACTTCTTTCTAATGAACGTGCGGCAAAAGCGCGCCGGGACGGCACATTTGCAAAAGAAATTGTGCCGGTTGCTGTTCCTACTAGAAAAGGCGAGATTTTAATAGATCAGGATGAACATATTAAAGAAGGCGGTACAATGGAAAGCTTGGCAAAATTACGCCCGGCATTCAAAAAGGACGGATCAGTTACAGCCGCGAACGCTTCCGGCATCAATGACGGGGCAGCATCGGTTGTTGTGGCAAGTGAAGATTTTGTAAACGGACAAGGACTAAAGCCGTTAGCTCGCATTGTATCATGGGGAATAGCTGGTGTAGACCCGACTATCATGGGAATCGGCCCGGCTCCGGCAATTCGCCAAGCATTGGAGCGTGCGAATTTAACAATTGCAGACATGGATTTAGTTGAAATTAATGAAGCATTTGCAGCCCAATATATCGCGGTGGAAAAGGAACTTGGCCTGGACCGTGAAAAAACGAATGTTAACGGTGGTGCAATTGCCCTCGGTCACCCGGTCGGTGCAAGTGGGACGAGAATTATCTTATCCGCAGCATATGAACTGCAACGACGCAACGGAAAGTATGCGGTTGCCAGCCTTTGCATCGGTGGCGGACAAGGGATTGCTGTAATTATCGAAAGAGTGTAA